The Halichondria panicea chromosome 10, odHalPani1.1, whole genome shotgun sequence region TAGTATTGACCTGGCACTACCAGATACTATAGCTAGCCGCACTGGTTTGCTGGGTTATTTTTTtagtttaataataatttatgtacatgtacgttattaaaaaaaaatcaaaAATTGGCCGGAACTATTAAACTAGGATACTGAATTGAGAACTATGGTAGCTATATACGAAGGAATATGTCAAATCCTACCAAAAATAGCTGCGGTGGTCTATGACACTCTCCACCGTGAACTCACCATTTTGGTTCTCTTGATGTCTGAGATGCGGAGGACCAGCTGTGCGATATTGTAGGAGCCTTGTAACTTGACCAGTATCATCTTGGGGCTGTACTTGATCTCAGACTTGATAGCTGGTAACTTGGATACCTGGATAGGAATATGAAAGGTGCATAAAATATAGTTACTAgggcaaccatgcatgcagtgttcacACTCTCTTGAGcaaacatgtatgtatgtataaaaTCAAGAGTTCATACGGAATTCCTTcatcctaatgaactcttgttaAATGTATATAGTTGAGCCATATTGTACTCTCCCTGAGGACCACTGTAGCCGCCATTGAGGGAGGCAGTGGGATTATAGAGGGCTGCTTGATCATTTTGATTGATCTCGCCAGATTAGATAGTGACCAGCACAGTGGAGTCCTGTGCTGCTCTAGTATTGACCTGGCTGGCATTACCGAGATTCACTCACAGAGTAAGGTATCTCCGGGTCATTGCACACTAGACACGGCTCATTCTCCAAATAGAACCCGTCAAAGTCCACCAAATTCTGCAGCTGTGAGTAGATGTGGAAGTTTGGGTGGGTTGAGACTTGACTGTTGAGGCCCTTGAGCAGGTCAATGGCTCTCTCTACATAGCCTTGGCACAACGACtcctggagggagggggggataTAATTTCATTTATATGTACGTAAAATTATTTCTGGAATCAAGTCATTTACAACCACTGTATGCAGAGAGTACAACCACACACCATACCTCCCACCACATATAGTGTAAACACTACATACCTTCTCCAGCACTTGCGGTGTGGAGATGGACAGGTATCCAAGGAGGTCCACGAACTGAGCGGACTTACGGCCATAAGTGGGCATCTGGGGCCACATCTCCCAGAGGGTCTCCACCAGTGACACCTGAGATCAGATAATAACCATAGTTACTAGTGTCCGGTATTAGCCAGTATAGCTAATAATACCAGCTACAGATTTAATCGGTAGAGAGGTGTGTGGTTTAGTATCTCCTCTCTGTTCTAACTGTTCAACTATTGGGTCTGTTTCAAGGTTTGTAAATGATTGTTTCATTGCATCAGTGCAGCTGCTACGAGGAGAGGACAGTTGCAATAGTTGGCAATGACTGTATCTAGCATGGTGTCTGGCCACTACTGTCTATGAGGGAGTCAGTGTGGAATCCTGAGTCCACGCAACCAACTAACCAACCAACCAACACTGCCTACAAGCTAGGaaaacaatacacacacacacacacacacacacagaatgcAGACGACAAAGAGAAAGCAGATAACACGAAACAAGTAGGTAgctaataaaattataatcattCGGATTTATATTGTTTAGAGGGCGTCAAATACAAGCCCTGGGCCACAATTAGAGACTACATGGAACGTACCTGCTGTGGAGTCTGGCTGTACTGATAGAGGGTGTGCAGTAACTTGTGTGCCTGCCAGCGCAAGGAGGTGGAGTTTGACTGGAGAAGGAAGAGGGAGATGAACCGCGACAGAGAGGCTTCATCAATGGAGGAGAGGAAGGTTTGGACCAGAACACTGCACGCTTCTTTGTCAGgctctgtgagtgtgtgcgacgtgtgtgtgtgttcaatACAATGAAAATACATTTGAGCACTCTCATGAGTGGATTTAATACAATATATTACTGTCCCTAAGGGTATTTTTTTTACTAGGGGTCCACAATGATCACATGACTTTAACaacatatacattgtataattacaggAAGTAGTGCGAAATATTGTCATTATATAcagctaatataattataataaacatTGAACCAAGATCTAGGTAGCTGTGATAGAAATGGCTGTAAACAATAATAGCTGTGAGATACGCCCTGATGATTCTGTGAAGCTTATTGAGGAAGGAGATAAACAAAACGAAAGAGAGATAGAAGCCAGTTTAGACCAGCAACAACCAAGAAGACAAATCAATGACAGAAGACTAAAGCCTCCTCCACTTCCTCAACAACAGGATCAGAAAAAGAGCTGCTTTGTGGCTGTCACCATAGCATTGTCTATTCTTGCAGTTATAGTGCTCGGTGCACTAGCAGCAGCTGGTGTGGCCATACACAAAAGCAATGTCTTGAACCAAGCACAAATGACGGATCTCGGACAAGTTCTTCGTGATCAACTTCGTCTCGAGCTACAAGCACAGTTCCACACAGTGTACACTCGCTGGGGTAACTCCACATGCCCTCCCACTGAAGGCACGTCGACACTGTACAAAGGACTAATGGCTGGGCATCATACTAagccgtccaatcagatcacTGACTACAACGGTGGAACTAATTTTCAGTGCTTACCACAGGAAAATGTCGAGTATGCGCTTCCCTCTTCACCAGGTATCCAAGGAAACAACACTATATACGGAGCAGAATATCGGACAAGTATCAATCCCGACAGTAACCTCCATAATATACCGTGTGCCGTGTGTTTGGTGAACGGCAGAACAGTTACAAAAATGATACCAGCTCGAACTACCTGCCCTTCTAATTTGAGAAGGGAGTTCTATGGCTACTTGATGGCCCAAGATCGTGACTACTCGACATACGAGTGTGTGGACCTTGGTATGGAGATTGTCCCTGGAACAGCGAGGCAAGAAGGTGTGGCTGTGTTGGTCCATGTTGAGGCCAGCTGCAACGGATTGCCCTGTCATCCTTATATTGAGGGAAAGGAACTGACTTGTGTAATATGCTCTATTTGAACAGACTTTAGCCAGACTTAAACTCATATGCATTAGTAGTTAGTAGCAAGCAATGTCAAAGCTATCAGTAAAATTCCAATGTTTATGATAACATTTGTGCACTGTGTAGAACCGTGATTTGAATATTGAAAATGAAATGCTGGATAATACATTGTGTACAATCAATACCCCATACCCCATACAGTGTGTACAATCAATACCCCATACAGTGTGTACAATCAATACCCCATACAGTGTGTACAATTAATACTCCATACGGTGTGTACAATTAATACACTACTGTTAAATTTTTTACAGCTGTTGTTACGTGTGTGACTGGCCCTAAGGGTATTTTCACTAATAGTGATTAAGGTCCAATATTACTATGACAATGATAGTTGAAAGTACACTAGCACcacataacaataattatgataacataattatgcttgcacGTACCAACTATTTTGGCATTGTTGCACACAGATTCAGCATAATCGAATCAAGAGTATAGCTGTGATAGAAATGGACGTAAACAGCTATAGCTGTGAGATACGCCTTGATGACTCTGTGAAACTTCTCAAGAATGGAGACAAAGAAAACACACGAGAGAGAGAAACTGGTTTTGGCCGACAACCAAGAAGGGTACCCAAAGACAAGTTACAGGCTCAAAAACCGTTAAAAAGATTCCGTGTTGCTGTCATGATAGCGTTGACCATACTTACCGTTACAGCGTTCGGTGCACTAGCAGCAGCTGGTGTAGCCATCTATAAAATGAGTATGTTGAATGAAGATCTTCGCCTTGAGTTACAAGAACAGTTCCGCCTCGAGTTACAAGACCTTCACCACGAGTTCCACACAGTATATACCCACTGGGGCAGTCAACACTGTCCTAATACTAACGGTACAACGACAATATACACAGGACTAATGGCCGGGCACCACACCAAGAAGATAGCTGAGAGCAACAGTAACGATGGTGGAACTAACTTTCAGTGTTTACCAACGAAAGATGCCGAGTATATGTCTAACAATTCTCTCTGGCCAGCGGGTGTCCAAAGAAACAAAGTTATTATATACGGAGCAGAATATCACTACTCATATATTTCCGACAGTGACCTccacaaaataccatgtgCGGTGTGTTTGGTAAACAGCAGAACAGTTACGAGAATGATACCGGCTCGAACTAGCTGCCCTCCATCTTGGAGAAGGGAGTACTATGGCTACTTGATGGCACAAGATCGTGACTACTCGACATACGAGTGTGTGGACGTTGGTATGGAGATTGTCCCGGGAACAGTGAAGCAAGAAAGTGTAAGCGTGCCTGTGTTGGTCCATGTTGAGGCCAGCTGCAACGGACTGCCCTGTCCACCTTATAAAAAGGGGAAGGAACTGACTTGCGTAATATGCTCTATTTGACTGACTAGACTTTAAATAAGCTTTTTTGTGCACTAAAGTAGTAGTAAGCAAGATCATAGCcaccagtaataattattctattgATTTTGTGCACATGTAAGATCTTATCGTAATCTTACTTGAATATGGAAACTGAAATGCTGACAAATCTATTTAGCTAGTCAGGAACATATGATGGCTAATATTCAAGTCATTAAAAAAAGAAACGAACCTTGAAGCTATATAGTGGTGTCACAATCAGCTACAAGATGTCAACCAGCTACACTGGCTTTCAATGTATGCCTGTTAATTAAGAAAATGTCAAGTACTATACTGATGACGAGGCAGTTTACTAATCAGATATAAAACATTCATGAGGTCAAACAACTATTATGCTGCATGTGCCATGTGCATGGTTGAGGGGCGTGGCTCAATAGTGGTCATGCCAGGCACATACGAATGCTTGGACTTGTCTTGGACCATGGAATACAATGGCTACTTGACGACTGGCAACACATGTGTAGGCAAGAAGATGCTAGGTTACCCCCAAACTAAAATCTTAAAGCCTTTTCTAAGGCACGAGGTGGTAACAGTGGACATTAACACCAAAACCAAAAGTTCTtagctgtgttgtgtgctctTTGAAAACTCTACAGTTCGGTTTTATAGCAATACATTTTTGTGAGCACGAGTTTACTACTAAAACTAGACCTAACAAACAACACAGAGGACTAACTTAAGAGGAGTGCAACACGTACCTCTAAAGGCAAGTTATAtaaaatgctgattcagcaaaaaaagtaAAACCTCCTCTGGATTAGATCTTATTTTCAGTGGTTTGTACAGTAGATTTGCTAGAGGACATAAAAAGCAGTTTCGCGTATCTATATCATACATTCATATTTTCCAAATAAGGAAGcctttaacaacaatcatagtGAATCATGTGACTTAGTTAAGTATATACACAGCTAAAGCAACAAAGAAACACATTGAAAGTAAAATCTGACAAAGCTGTTAGCTATAGTCAAAAAAAAAAGAAGCAGTGAAGTATGGCTGACATTCATGTCACATTGCATCCATCTTTGCAAGATCGCACCACCAATGAGAATCAACCTTTGATACCAAGACCACCTACACTTAAGGAGCTACGATACAGTCGAAGAATGAAGATTCTGCAAGTTATTGGTGTTGTTCTAAGTATGTTAATTTCGACAACAGCTTTAGTAAATAGTTCACTGAAATTAGCTGATGAAAAACAAAAGAGCACTGTGATGAAACACGGTATCTACGATAGAATAGGCAATATTGGGTGCCAAGATATACCGGGAACCTCAACGCTATACACCGGTAACACTGTCAGCTACAACACGTCCACCGGCTACACTGGCTTTAAATGTATGCCAGTCTATGCAGACGAGATCAAGTACTACCCTAGCAATGAGTCTACCTATAACAGGACGGAAGATATAGATTATGGAAAGAAGACCGTATATATAACTTTCACAGCATCAAACTACTACAGTTCTGCGTGTGCGGTATGCATGGTCGAGGGGCGTGACTCAATAGTGGTCCTACCAGGCACATACGAATGCTTGAATTCATCTTGGACCAAGGAATATAATGGATACTTGATGACTGGCAACACATGTGTCGACAAGAAGATGGTAGGTGCACCCTTACTCCCAAGTGATTCTGCCAATCTGCCTGCTCTAAGGCACGAGGTAGCAACAGATGACATCGACATATATTACGAAAATCAGAAAGTTCTtagctgtgttgtgtgctctAAGTAGAAtctattatagatctacaaaaGACGGTTTCATAGCAATGTATTTTTGTTAGCGTGAGTTTACTAAAATAACTGTGTAACATGTATGTGCCCTAATTGAAACTATAATCTCTATAATTTATTTTCGAGCTCTCTTATGTACTAGTACGCAAGAACATTGTCAGTAATATTGAAAACTAGATATACAATGTAGTCTGTACTCATGAATATTTAAAGTGTTTATTTACAAACAAAATTCAACTAAAGTGGATCGAAGCCTTCAATCAACTACACCCCTactatgctaacaaaagacccaatagtgtggatgacaatcacTAAACCATGTTACAGCTGTGCTTTTTGTTCCGAACCACAGTATGTGGTTACTACAGTTGTAGATTCTAGCTATAATCAATGGTAATACCTCAATGGCTTCCTACTACAAAGAATAAACACTAAGGGGATTTATACTAGATTCCGTTTCGGTTCACATAGTATACATAATATCGTGATTACTACGTTGGAGAAAAACAGCAGAGCACTATAACTACCAAGCTGACAAGAGACAGCAGTTAGAATGGCTGATAAACAGGGTGAAAAAGAGGGTCTACTACAAAAAATAATGCCACAAAACAACCCTGGAAATATTCTGAAACGATCATTGTATGTTATTGCATTTTTAATGGTAGTGACAGCTTTTGTAATGAGTGCGGTTGCAATAAGCCAGAGCAACAAGATCCCAGTGAAGTATCCGATCTACGAAAGAATAGGCAAGAAAGAATGCCCAGATATCAGAGGGACCTCAATGATATACAGTGGTGTCACAATCAGCTACAGCTTCTACAACAACACACCAACTACCTACGCTGGCTTTCGATGCATGCCTCTTGATAAAGAATATATCAACTATAATATGGACAAGTTCGAATATGACCAGGAACTAGTGAACGGTGGAAACGTAACTGGATATGTAACATTCACGACGTCAAACCACCACGATGCTGCATGTGCCGTGTGCATGGTTGAGGGGCGTGGCTCGATCATGGTCATGCCAGGCACAGACAAATGTTTAGACTCGTGGACCACGGAATATAATGGCTACTTGATGACTGGCTACACATGTGTCGACACAGAGATGGAAGGTATCGGTGCATTGAAAGACCCTGACAGAAAAGCTAATCTGAGGCACGAGGTAATATCGTCTATGGTCAGCCAATACTACCAAGACCACAACGTTCTTAGTTGTGTGGTGTGCTCTAAGTAGAACGCGAACTCGATACAATGTGCGACTTTAATTTTAGCAAAAGAAGAACGCTCTTAGTTGTGCTGTGTGCTCTTGTAGAATGTacgtaaacacacacacacaaaaagtGTGATTAAAATAATAACGATTTGTTACCTATAGTCATAGTGCAGGGGTTGTAGGAGCAGATTGCAGAGAGAGTGTCTAACTCTACATGGGTGTGGGTCTCATCTCGTGTGCTTTCCTAAACGCTGCATTGCCTAGTAAGAAAAGTGTGCAAgtatactgtgtacataaattacagaCCGCGGTCAGCCTGCAAACATAGTAACTAATTAGTGGAGTagcaggagagctaggttgagccagaaagagctaGCTAGGTCTTTGATGGATAttggtatacatcatggaaAAGACTGTGAGGTACAAAAAATTCCGATGAGGAGCATTATACAATTACTTTCGTAAAGAGAAAGTTTTactaacacataattatactaggcATTTTGTTTTTGCGGTAGGGAGTCTTACTGGGGTAGAGAGAGCTTACTACCGGGCCTatagcaagggcgtatgagagaagagggcatgcaactcactatttGTCTAATATGCAAGCAAAAACTGTTCTATTTATAGCTATCTGCCATGTACTTTAAACAAAATGAGAAATCTATTTTTAGATATTACTAATAAATTCCACCGCCCACTTACAGTTTTGCTCGCAAACGCTCTTGCCTATAGCTaactaactagctagctgtagcttttcaCTTTTATCACTCTGACCTATGCGTTGGTAaaagtgtttgtttgttagctagactagctaaatcaatttgcgttgagttcggcccatgtggtcaattatggcttcatttaagCTTCTTGTGGGTTGACGAAGTATGCCAGGGAGTTTTATATGGAAAAcattaacttttagctggctgaagcttatcagctctacagagaagcgctttttaacaaggaatccaatggtatatatgaaactttgaatttcagtgaagtatgttataacaactttatgaaggtctaACTCagcacaaatagactttagctcTGAACTATAGTCTATACATTTGACTGCAGACCTCATCAACATGGTAGCTCAGTTCaatactgcacacacattttcaatttcatttgtgtacaaacataatacataattattaaagatGCTCAATAATCCAGCTGATAAATTATTGtataagtataggatataccacacctaagaggaggatatgcacccatatatcctccgctaccgtggttactccgaggcggagccgaggggtatgtaaccacggtagcggaggatatatagggtgcatatcctccgagtaggtgtggcatatctgacttataccacgtgaccgcagcactataaaaggacctccccctagcaacaattcaatgaCGATGCAGattgcaaaaaagaacaagactatgccggatattgcagccgtcaaagagctagttgagcaacatgttgactcctacagatgctcaagagcttccttggtccaagtgttgaccattcgacgtcccttactggagttgcaagctcttcttggataaaatgtatctaaaccgcgcccatggacccatagaagcttagccatcttgttggagagcaccttccgtgtttctgccgtcgcttcgagtcttagtaccgtcaagcatggctcttttctctttgcttactttcttgaacaaatgaaaaaactaaaaaacaacttgaaaaactgtgcatgcctggggctgtatgctaatattctatatatcctacagctgttgaccaatgagatcaatttgtggtgacgtaagtgtggtataacaGCAGGTATAGTTCGAGGGACAATATTCAATTTTATAGGTAATTATATTCACAGCTCAATTAATAGCCGTACATCAGCAACCCTCAAAAATATCCCTGAAACTGAAACCAGCTAATAATACCATAGAGCACAACCAAGTGCATTATTAAAGTAACTAGTGTGCAGCtcttcactcttgcagctaccaatggCTGTTGCTTAGTGTAGAGCTACGTAGCTACTAGGTAGAATAGCAACTTTCTACGGGCAAGTTTTGTTATTCCTGAGCctgcaatggccttcaatgTTACTTGTAAGTAAAACTATAAACTATAGTTTTTACTCGAGAACAATTAAAGCCTTTGTTTGCAAGACAGTATACGGCAGAAAATTAGAGAATCGCTTAGctacagttgtagatcctagTCTATGGCATTTCCCTATTTGGTTACAATACTAACAACACAAACAGATCCATAGCACACAAATACACGTAATATATTCATGTGCAGAGTACAGAAAGTACAATAATCACAGTCATGTGATTATGATGTTGGAGAAAAACAACAGTGCACTAGAACTACCAAGCTGACAAGAGACAGCAGTTagaatgaataatgataatgaGCAACGTGAAAATGAGAATCTACTACAGCCGCCAAGGAGACTGCAGGAAAGGAAACTACAAAATAACCGAGGAAAGAAGATTCTGATAGGTTCATTCTTTGTTACTGCATTTTTAATGGTAGTGATAGCTTTTGCAATGAGTGCTGCTGCAATAAGCCAGACCTCAGTGAAGTATCAGACCTACGAAAGAATAGGCAACAGAGAATGCCCAGATATCGGAGGGACCTCAATGATATACAGTGGCATCACAATCAGCTACAGCTTCAATTACACGCAAAACACACCAACTAGCTACCCTGGCTTCGATGCATGCCTCTTGATAGCGAAGAtatcaactataattatatggacgaCTCACCATTTGAAGAGGACCAGGTATACAGTGGAAACGTAACCGGATATATAACATTCACGGCGTCAAACAAACACGATGCTGGATGTGCCGTATGCATGGTTGAGGGGCGTGGCTCAATAGTGGTCCTACCAGGCACAGACAAATGCAAGGACCCATCTTGGACTATGGAATACTATGGCTACTTGATGACTGGCAACACGTGTGTAGACAAGAGGATGGATTATCTTCCCGATTCAAGAATTCCTAGAAGCGTGGCTTTTCTAAGGCACGAGGTAATATCATCGAAGGTTAGCCAATACTACCAAGACAACAAAGTTCTtagttgtgttgtgtgctctAAGTAGAATGTCAACTCGATACAAAAAGTGTGTATTTTAACGGTTAACTTTTACAAAACTATAGAACATTTTtagttgtgttgtgtgctcaAGTAGGATCATGTAAAACAAACTGGATACCAAAGCGTATGATTTTAACATATAATTTGTGCAAGATTTATTAccaagataattatagtgttgggATTGTGATACTTACAGTGCCTTTAGTCTATAGAGTAAATAAACGTAATTTGGTACGTGTTAGtacataaatgtaaatattttgagattggaacatttctaagaaaatatgatgataccattgtgttggtgaacaaattatctaaaacatatccaaaaatatttccatggcaaccaaaggtggtgggtatgtggtggtttataaaacaccaacatttttctatagtggacaatcgcttagcgatggaaaagaccaattgttttcggctaaggtatggaactttggcacaacattcctgaatagtttaTATAACATATGCACGGTTACGTGTagcttacataagtacacgtaCTGATTAATACTCAATTATGGGATATTTTAGGTGCCTTTTCGCTTTGCGATagaactcaagcaaatttgtcggctaaggtctaattgtttttgcacatTAATTGTTAATAAATTTTCTATCTTTTAGAATAGTTAGAATGGATGACGGTGATCAACAGCGTGAAAATGACAATCTAATACCACAGAGAGAAAATGCTCACTATGAGCCACAGCGACAGCTATGGCAATGTCTAAAACTATGTTTGAAAATTATACTTCTCATTGTTCTTTTATTAGCATTAGTAGTGGCACTTGGTTTAGGTATATACTCGACGTACGAAGTCAAGCGACAGCAAATACAACAAATACAAATACACGCAACATATGAGAAGATTGGCAGTAAAAATTGTAACAGTGCTGCAGGAACATCCACGATGTATTCAGGGTTTACAATGGGTTTTGTAACAGAGACAGGTGCAACTGAATACAAGTGCATAGCAACAAATGATGACATCAAGATTCAATACTGCAATGACACCAGTTTATCGGTATATATTGACGAAAAAGAAGTAAAATTTTTAAACGTAACTAAGTATAAAACATTTCTAAGTGGCAAATCAGATCGTGATGCGGCCTGTTCTAAATGCAGTGTCAGCGGTCGTGGCGTAATTGACATGGTACCAGGAAGACTTCACTGTATCGACAATACTTGGACTAAAGAATACAATGGCTATCTAATGACAGACGAAGGTTCCACCACTTTAGTTGTGTCGATTTGGGCATGGAGGCTCCGACAGACACACAACATGTTGAGAGCACTACACTTCTAAGACACGTAGTCTTAACTAACGCAGTTACTGATCAATTTCAAAGCAATAAAGTACTgaactgtgttgtgtgtagcaAGTAATAACTATAAAATCTGTTAAGTATTATAAAGAAGTGGTCATAATAATAAAGTAGAATGCTAACTTGATATAAAACGTGTGGTTTTTAACGATTAATTTTTTGCAATACCAGAATCCTTTTTGTTATTTTGTGTGCTCTAAAACATAAAACGAAACTTGATACCAAAGTGTATGATTCTAGATTTGTTACAAGTAATAGGGCTTAACAAAAATCATAGTCAGGGCATTAAGGGGGtaatttacccccccccctcccacccGATAATTATGGACGATTCATTAATAGGCATTTGtaccgctataattatgacaacttGTGTGAGTTGAAATTTCACCAGAATCGATCTAAGGGTCTCAGATATTCAATCCCCAGCAGAAGgcttaacaataattataatgaaacaTGATTGTGACTAGTTAAGAAAACTACATACACAGCTATAcagcaaaacaaaaacagcaaatAGATATACAATATGGCTCACTATAATCGACAAGAGGCTATTGCTGCAACAATTATGGTCCAAAAAAGTAATATGATAATACGCCATAGCTTTTAATAACTTAAGCCTACACACAACAGCTGTTATATATGTTACTATTGTTTACATATACACATCTTTTACAAACAACAAGCGGAAGTACGTggatgtataccgtattactacaaCACTTTGCTAGTGGAAAACCGTTgaaaatgagccaaatcagcagaactTTTGGACAAAGCAAGTGTCTGAATACCAACAAAAGGCAGAATTACAGGTTCTTAGAAACATGTAGGTGGTTATGCTTTCATCTCTGCTGTGTTTACTTAATGTATAGCCAGGTAAGTAAGGCAGACTTGTAGTAATCGAATAACAACTTCATTATTCTGATACGTAAAGCCTTTCACACAGTAGGCGTACCACACTTTATATATAGGTAATTATATTCACAGTTTAAATAACAGCCGTACATAAGCAAGCCTCAAAAATACCCCTGAAACTGAAACCAGCCATAGAGCACAAACCAAGTGCATTATTAAAGTAACTAGTGTGCAGCtcttcactcttgcagctaccaatggCTGTTGCTCTAgtgtagagctagctactagGTACTAAAGATTTCTACGGGCAAGTTTTTGTTATTCCTGATTCTggagagactgcaatggccttcaatgtacttgtaagcaaaactataaaCTATAGTTTTTACTCGAGAACAATTAAAGCTTCTGTTTGCAAGACAGTATA contains the following coding sequences:
- the LOC135342740 gene encoding short-chain collagen C4-like, with protein sequence MAVNNNSCEIRPDDSVKLIEEGDKQNEREIEASLDQQQPRRQINDRRLKPPPLPQQQDQKKSCFVAVTIALSILAVIVLGALAAAGVAIHKSNVLNQAQMTDLGQVLRDQLRLELQAQFHTVYTRWGNSTCPPTEGTSTLYKGLMAGHHTKPSNQITDYNGGTNFQCLPQENVEYALPSSPGIQGNNTIYGAEYRTSINPDSNLHNIPCAVCLVNGRTVTKMIPARTTCPSNLRREFYGYLMAQDRDYSTYECVDLGMEIVPGTARQEGVAVLVHVEASCNGLPCHPYIEGKELTCVICSI